Proteins encoded within one genomic window of Timaviella obliquedivisa GSE-PSE-MK23-08B:
- a CDS encoding glycosyltransferase, protein MSDRHPFVSVVIPVLNDAKRLQVCLQALAQQTYPQTCFEIIVVDNGSEPSEAIAPIVAAFAGITVATEEFPSSFAARNRGITLAKGEVIAFTDADCIPAVDWLEQGVGTLLQTANCGLVAGCVEVFFKNPDRATPVELYERITAFPQQKLIEKYHYGATANVFTFKQVIDRVGDFNADLKSSGDIEWGQRVAAFGYTQVYAKSACIAHPARDSFTQLFKRTVRLTGGIYDLYCRNRSLFAQNWIYFKTLIENLVPPINFVLMVSRHVELRSVWQKIQVALVMFFVRYVSAGELIRLKLGGVSTRD, encoded by the coding sequence ATGAGCGATCGCCATCCCTTTGTCTCCGTTGTTATTCCAGTTCTCAACGATGCCAAGCGCTTACAAGTTTGCCTACAAGCGCTTGCGCAACAGACTTATCCACAAACTTGCTTTGAGATCATTGTTGTTGATAACGGATCTGAGCCAAGCGAGGCGATCGCTCCAATTGTTGCCGCTTTTGCAGGTATCACAGTTGCCACCGAAGAATTTCCCAGTTCTTTTGCAGCCCGAAATCGTGGCATTACCTTAGCCAAAGGAGAAGTGATTGCCTTTACCGATGCAGACTGCATTCCTGCTGTTGATTGGCTGGAACAGGGCGTTGGGACGCTACTGCAAACGGCAAATTGTGGACTCGTTGCAGGCTGCGTCGAAGTGTTTTTCAAAAATCCCGATCGCGCCACTCCAGTTGAATTGTATGAGCGTATTACTGCTTTTCCTCAACAGAAGTTAATTGAGAAATATCACTATGGAGCAACTGCCAATGTATTCACCTTTAAACAGGTAATCGATCGCGTCGGTGACTTTAACGCTGACCTCAAATCAAGTGGTGATATTGAATGGGGACAACGAGTTGCTGCTTTTGGATACACGCAGGTTTATGCTAAGTCTGCGTGTATTGCTCATCCAGCGCGCGACTCGTTTACTCAGCTTTTTAAACGCACGGTTCGATTGACCGGAGGTATTTATGATCTGTACTGCCGCAATCGATCGCTCTTTGCGCAAAACTGGATCTACTTCAAGACGCTGATTGAAAATTTAGTTCCTCCTATTAATTTTGTTTTAATGGTGTCTCGCCATGTAGAACTGAGAAGTGTTTGGCAGAAAATCCAAGTCGCGCTAGTGATGTTTTTTGTCCGTTATGTCAGCGCGGGTGAGTTGATTCGCTTAAAGCTAGGAGGAGTATCGACTAGAGATTGA
- a CDS encoding glycosyltransferase family 2 protein has translation MTSTPFVSVIIPVFNDIDRLQRCLAALEQQTYSKLWYEVIVIDNGSTEGNVAEVATAFEQVITTFESQTGSYAARNRGLALAKGEVIAFTDADCIPATNWLENGVTVLLNTSNCGLVAGKIDIFFKNPAKLTLVERYENIMAFQQREHLEQYQYGSTANVFTFRQVIDRVGQFDATLKSNGDFEWGRRVAAHGYQQVYAENACVAHPARHSFAELYKRSIRLAGGIYDAQIQRCGTALQRNKLFVRSVLEDFLSPVLEIPNVLSNSNLRTLEQKAEIYFISLWVKYIRGFEKIRLKLGGVSSRG, from the coding sequence ATGACTTCAACGCCTTTTGTTTCTGTTATTATTCCGGTCTTCAACGATATTGATCGACTTCAGCGCTGTCTGGCGGCACTGGAGCAGCAGACCTATTCAAAGTTGTGGTATGAAGTGATTGTGATTGACAACGGTTCAACAGAGGGAAACGTTGCAGAAGTGGCTACTGCTTTTGAACAGGTGATTACGACCTTTGAGTCTCAAACTGGTTCTTATGCCGCTCGCAATCGAGGATTGGCATTAGCGAAAGGAGAAGTGATTGCCTTTACTGATGCAGACTGTATTCCTGCAACCAACTGGCTTGAAAATGGTGTTACCGTTCTGCTAAATACATCAAACTGTGGTTTAGTCGCAGGTAAGATTGATATCTTTTTTAAGAATCCGGCAAAACTGACGCTTGTAGAGCGCTACGAAAATATCATGGCGTTTCAGCAACGAGAACATTTAGAGCAGTATCAATATGGCTCAACGGCGAACGTCTTTACGTTTCGGCAGGTGATCGATCGCGTCGGGCAGTTTGATGCCACACTTAAATCGAACGGTGATTTTGAGTGGGGACGACGCGTTGCGGCTCACGGCTATCAGCAAGTTTATGCTGAGAATGCCTGTGTCGCACATCCGGCGAGACATTCTTTTGCTGAACTATACAAGCGATCGATTCGTTTAGCAGGCGGCATTTATGATGCACAAATTCAGCGCTGCGGGACGGCACTGCAACGCAACAAACTTTTTGTCAGAAGCGTTTTAGAAGACTTTTTATCTCCGGTTTTAGAGATTCCCAATGTTCTTTCAAACTCAAATCTTAGAACGTTGGAGCAAAAAGCCGAAATATATTTCATATCGTTATGGGTGAAATACATTCGTGGATTTGAGAAAATTCGGCTCAAGCTCGGCGGCGTTTCATCACGAGGATAA
- a CDS encoding glycosyltransferase, producing the protein MVTANSLPKQEPQVTIVVVPRERFSCTRDSLESIYEYTTLPFQLVYVDGNSPQKVHHYLKEKADERDFQLIRTDNYLSPNQARNLGLSYVQTRYVVFVDNDVIVSPGWLEALVNCADETQAAIVGPLMCQHEPIHEIIHFAGGESHIWVDKTGRRRLREKMYRQGKRVDEVRHELQRTPTELAEFHCVLVRTEIFQRSGGLDEAMFNTKEHLDFCLTVTQLGGKIYFEPASIVTYVPGPPIEWSDLPFYMLRWSDAWTLASLHRLRDKWNLSEDGYFQNRYKKVGCRRMMTIIAPVVHRVTFGRYSKFLESLLVQGDRTLNRYLTTRHAKSNPYLNSAALNSAALNSAALNSATPQIHLSSKSS; encoded by the coding sequence ATGGTTACCGCTAACTCGTTGCCTAAACAGGAACCGCAGGTCACGATCGTTGTCGTACCGCGTGAACGCTTTAGTTGCACTCGTGATTCGCTAGAGAGCATTTACGAATACACTACGCTTCCTTTTCAGTTAGTCTATGTCGATGGTAATTCTCCCCAGAAAGTCCATCACTACCTCAAAGAGAAAGCCGACGAGCGCGACTTCCAACTGATTCGCACTGATAACTACCTATCGCCCAATCAAGCCCGTAATTTGGGATTGAGCTACGTTCAAACCCGGTATGTGGTTTTTGTTGATAACGACGTGATTGTTTCTCCAGGCTGGCTTGAAGCGCTGGTGAACTGTGCAGACGAAACGCAAGCGGCGATCGTGGGGCCGCTGATGTGTCAGCACGAACCCATTCATGAAATCATTCACTTTGCCGGAGGCGAGTCGCATATCTGGGTCGATAAGACGGGCAGAAGACGGCTGCGCGAAAAAATGTATCGGCAGGGCAAGCGCGTTGATGAGGTTCGTCATGAACTTCAGCGCACTCCGACGGAACTGGCAGAGTTTCACTGCGTCTTAGTGCGAACCGAGATTTTTCAGCGATCGGGCGGACTCGACGAAGCCATGTTCAACACTAAAGAGCATCTTGACTTTTGCTTAACGGTAACTCAGCTTGGCGGCAAGATCTACTTCGAGCCTGCCAGTATCGTTACTTATGTACCCGGTCCACCGATCGAATGGTCAGATTTGCCCTTTTATATGCTGCGCTGGAGTGACGCTTGGACGCTAGCGAGCCTGCATCGCCTCAGAGATAAGTGGAACTTGTCTGAAGATGGGTACTTCCAAAATCGCTATAAGAAAGTGGGCTGTCGGCGGATGATGACGATCATTGCGCCTGTCGTCCATCGCGTCACCTTTGGACGCTACAGCAAGTTTCTGGAATCGCTTCTGGTGCAAGGCGATCGCACCTTAAATCGCTACCTCACCACTCGCCATGCCAAAAGCAACCCATACTTAAATTCAGCAGCCTTAAATTCAGCAGCCTTAAATTCAGCAGCCTTAAATTCAGCAACGCCACAAATTCACTTGAGCAGTAAATCCTCATGA
- a CDS encoding ABC transporter permease encodes MRSQFPKVVYTPEGTLRHPRQLFRQMWHDLLASRELAWRLMVRDISAQYRQSVLGFFWAFIPPIVMAIGFTLASEANIFQPGAIELPYPVYVMFSTAIWQTFVEAVSGPVQAVVTAKPMIAKVNFPREAIILAKIGEVLCNFVVKLILIVALFLIYKVSVAWTIILAPVALIHLIMLGTLIGTLLSPLGVLYQDVSRALAMITGFWLFLTPVVYSVPEQGMLGWLVRLNPVTPLLVTIRELSTTGILSEVTGFWIVSGLTFIGLFLAWIAFRLAMPYVIERVSS; translated from the coding sequence ATGAGAAGTCAATTTCCTAAAGTTGTTTATACCCCTGAAGGGACGTTGCGGCATCCACGACAGCTATTTAGGCAAATGTGGCACGATCTACTAGCCTCCCGCGAATTGGCATGGCGACTAATGGTGCGAGATATTAGCGCTCAGTATCGTCAGTCAGTGTTGGGTTTTTTCTGGGCATTTATTCCACCCATTGTGATGGCGATCGGCTTTACACTCGCTAGCGAAGCGAACATTTTTCAACCAGGGGCGATCGAATTGCCCTACCCCGTGTATGTGATGTTTAGCACGGCAATTTGGCAAACGTTTGTGGAAGCAGTCAGTGGTCCAGTGCAAGCAGTAGTAACGGCAAAGCCAATGATTGCTAAAGTTAACTTTCCCCGTGAGGCAATTATTTTAGCAAAAATAGGTGAAGTGCTGTGTAATTTTGTCGTCAAGCTAATATTGATCGTGGCATTATTCTTAATTTATAAAGTTTCGGTTGCCTGGACGATTATTTTAGCTCCTGTAGCTCTAATTCATCTGATTATGTTAGGTACATTAATAGGCACCTTACTATCGCCGTTAGGAGTACTGTACCAAGATGTTTCCAGAGCTTTAGCCATGATTACGGGTTTTTGGCTATTTCTAACGCCAGTTGTCTACTCTGTTCCAGAACAAGGAATGTTAGGTTGGCTAGTCAGGCTCAATCCTGTCACTCCATTGTTGGTTACAATTCGGGAGCTTTCTACAACAGGTATTCTTTCAGAAGTTACAGGTTTCTGGATCGTCAGCGGCTTGACGTTCATCGGGCTATTTCTAGCCTGGATTGCTTTTCGCCTTGCTATGCCCTATGTCATTGAAAGAGTTAGTTCATGA
- a CDS encoding glycosyltransferase has product MKIAFIVGHFPMLSETFILNQISGLIDRGHEVDIYSEFSGDTSKVHPVVEKYGLIDRTYYLTPVSKNLLTRAITGLQLILQYSSYPQLLLRSLNIFRYRFLAASLWLLHTVPALAGKEPYDVVHAQFGTQGFRGMLLQNLCAPWTKLIVTFRGHDISSYVDEYGTQVYDRLFKTGDFFLANCEFFRQRVIQLGCDQRKIIVHGSGIDCNQFAFMPRSIGADGKIRIATTGRLVEKKGIEYCIRAIGKLAQTYPNLEYHIVGDGLLRQSFEQLIQELGIAHLVTLHGQKNQRELIEILDCCHIFVAPSVTAADGNQDAPVNVLKEAMAMGLPVVSTLHGGIPELVEDGISGFLVPERDADALAEKLGLLIDQPDRWISMGKAGRAYVEAHYDMNQLNTKLEELYQRLLWVKMQQQPAIAQSISTS; this is encoded by the coding sequence ATGAAAATCGCGTTTATTGTGGGTCACTTTCCGATGCTATCAGAAACATTTATTCTGAATCAAATTTCAGGTTTAATCGATCGCGGTCATGAAGTCGATATTTACTCTGAATTCTCCGGAGATACTTCTAAAGTTCACCCCGTTGTTGAGAAATACGGTCTAATCGATCGCACTTACTATCTCACTCCGGTTTCTAAGAATTTACTGACACGGGCGATCACCGGACTGCAACTAATTTTGCAATATAGCAGCTATCCGCAGTTGCTGTTGCGATCGCTGAATATTTTTAGATACCGATTTCTAGCTGCCTCTTTATGGCTATTGCATACAGTTCCTGCTTTGGCTGGGAAAGAGCCTTATGATGTTGTTCATGCTCAGTTTGGGACGCAAGGATTTCGCGGAATGCTGCTCCAAAATTTGTGCGCACCTTGGACAAAATTAATTGTGACATTTCGAGGTCATGACATTAGCAGCTATGTTGATGAGTACGGCACACAGGTTTACGATCGCCTGTTCAAAACCGGAGATTTCTTCTTAGCAAACTGCGAGTTTTTTCGGCAGCGTGTAATTCAGCTTGGCTGTGATCAACGCAAGATTATCGTTCACGGTTCGGGCATCGATTGCAATCAGTTTGCTTTTATGCCGCGATCGATCGGGGCAGATGGCAAAATTCGCATCGCTACAACCGGACGATTAGTTGAGAAAAAAGGAATTGAATATTGCATTCGGGCGATCGGAAAACTGGCTCAAACCTATCCCAATCTGGAGTATCATATCGTCGGTGATGGACTGCTCAGACAATCATTTGAACAACTAATTCAGGAGTTGGGAATTGCCCACCTTGTCACGCTGCATGGTCAGAAAAATCAGCGCGAACTGATCGAAATTCTCGATTGCTGCCACATTTTCGTTGCGCCCAGCGTCACTGCTGCTGATGGCAATCAGGACGCGCCTGTGAATGTTCTTAAAGAAGCAATGGCAATGGGCTTGCCCGTCGTCAGTACGCTACACGGCGGTATCCCTGAACTGGTGGAAGACGGTATTTCTGGATTTCTCGTACCAGAGCGTGATGCCGACGCTCTTGCAGAGAAATTAGGTTTGCTAATCGACCAGCCCGATCGCTGGATTTCCATGGGTAAAGCTGGACGCGCCTACGTTGAGGCACACTACGATATGAACCAACTCAATACTAAGCTGGAGGAACTCTATCAACGTCTGCTATGGGTAAAAATGCAACAGCAACCCGCGATCGCTCAGTCAATCTCGACCTCATGA
- a CDS encoding NAD(P)/FAD-dependent oxidoreductase, whose amino-acid sequence MHVSQERTKLSPVVIIGAGPGGLTAGYELLKQGIQSVTIEQADKVGGISRTETYKGYRFDIGGHRFFSKIEQVQKFWKEILASEFIQVPRLSRIYYQGKFYNYPLSLVNTLFNLGIVPSFFILMSYLKAKVKAKLQLTPEPETFEEWVIDRFGERLYQIFFKTYTEKVWGIPCNKIRADWAAQRIQNMSLKRAVVNALFGSQNAKSLIKKFDYPILGPGMMWERCQEILENKGNLVHLNTQVTRIQREGTLIKGITAKQGDRTFEITGDQFISTMPVTTLVHRLNPLPPPHILEAARGLKYRDFLIVSLIVNQSELFPDNWIYIHSPEFRVGRIQNFKNWSPAMVPDQSKTCLGMEYFCSEGDALWEMSEAELIALATKEAIELNLGVQPGDVEDGTVIRQPKAYPVYDGEYRRHLKVIQDYLEPFENLQTVGRNGLHRYNNQDHSMLTAMLAVKNILGEQHDLWDINTERSYHEEFTKEEWKSSKPQEQIDLAVSKAQGV is encoded by the coding sequence ATGCATGTATCCCAAGAGAGAACGAAACTTTCGCCTGTTGTCATTATTGGGGCAGGGCCTGGCGGACTGACAGCAGGGTATGAATTACTCAAGCAGGGCATTCAGTCCGTTACGATCGAACAAGCTGACAAAGTAGGGGGCATATCTCGCACCGAAACCTACAAAGGCTATCGATTTGATATTGGCGGTCATCGTTTCTTTAGCAAAATTGAGCAGGTACAAAAGTTCTGGAAAGAGATTTTAGCTAGCGAATTTATTCAGGTTCCGCGTCTTTCCCGGATTTACTACCAAGGCAAGTTTTACAATTATCCGCTTTCGCTGGTCAACACACTTTTCAATTTGGGAATTGTCCCTAGCTTTTTCATTTTGATGAGCTATTTAAAGGCGAAAGTCAAAGCAAAACTTCAGCTTACGCCTGAGCCAGAAACCTTTGAAGAATGGGTAATCGATCGCTTTGGTGAACGCCTCTACCAAATTTTCTTTAAAACCTACACTGAGAAGGTTTGGGGCATTCCTTGCAACAAAATTCGGGCAGACTGGGCTGCCCAGCGGATTCAGAACATGTCGCTAAAGCGAGCAGTGGTCAACGCACTATTTGGTAGCCAAAACGCCAAAAGCCTGATCAAAAAATTTGACTACCCGATTTTGGGGCCGGGAATGATGTGGGAACGCTGCCAGGAGATTCTTGAGAACAAAGGTAATTTGGTACACCTCAACACGCAGGTGACGCGCATTCAGCGAGAAGGCACGCTAATTAAAGGCATCACTGCAAAACAGGGCGATCGAACCTTTGAGATTACGGGCGATCAGTTCATTTCTACGATGCCTGTGACAACCCTGGTTCACCGTCTTAATCCGCTGCCGCCCCCTCACATTCTTGAAGCAGCGCGGGGCTTAAAATATCGGGATTTTTTGATTGTTTCGCTAATTGTCAACCAGTCTGAACTATTTCCTGACAACTGGATTTATATTCACAGTCCCGAATTCAGAGTCGGTCGGATTCAGAATTTTAAGAACTGGAGTCCGGCAATGGTTCCCGATCAAAGCAAGACCTGTTTAGGGATGGAGTATTTCTGTAGTGAAGGGGATGCACTGTGGGAAATGTCTGAAGCAGAGCTAATCGCTCTGGCCACGAAAGAAGCGATCGAGCTTAATTTGGGAGTGCAGCCTGGAGATGTTGAAGATGGCACTGTGATTCGCCAGCCTAAAGCGTATCCTGTTTATGACGGCGAGTATCGGCGGCACCTGAAAGTCATTCAAGACTACTTGGAGCCCTTTGAAAATCTACAAACTGTAGGACGGAACGGTTTGCACCGCTACAACAATCAGGATCACTCTATGTTGACTGCAATGCTGGCAGTTAAAAATATTTTGGGCGAACAGCACGATCTGTGGGACATCAACACTGAGCGCTCTTACCACGAGGAATTTACTAAAGAAGAATGGAAATCTTCAAAGCCGCAAGAGCAAATAGATCTTGCAGTTTCAAAAGCACAAGGAGTGTAA
- a CDS encoding ATP-binding cassette domain-containing protein produces MINTKTEERSTFATDSGSVIAVEQVSKKFCRELRRSLGYGVQDIAAELTGRSRKSDTLRRGEFWALKDVSFNLRPGEALGLVGSNGAGKSTLLRMLSGLIKPDTGRIAVNGRLAPLIALGAGFNPILTGRENIYANMSILGLSTREIRRRFDDVINFAEIEDAIDSPVQTYSSGMAARLGFACAIYVEPDILLIDEVLAVGDANFKAKCYRRLHKLRQNGVAFILVNHNTQAILNTCDSALYLAKGRLIHAGAVDEIVTQYEKDLFLSGVEHYSNRLVLPLKPESESSGLDIQSLYFKNPQDEISSLLVVGEPISFCVSCLARKPLTNVSLHFKVSKVGGDDSVGTVLFLSGDNDNTFFNLSRGSHEIQMQMPYLGLEPGSYTALVKIKQDSVYTFDVVESFRFTVLSNGKMQSCKFYQPRSWSSVAL; encoded by the coding sequence ATGATTAATACTAAAACCGAGGAGAGATCTACGTTTGCAACAGATAGCGGTAGTGTTATTGCAGTTGAACAGGTTTCCAAAAAGTTTTGTCGAGAACTTCGGCGATCGCTTGGTTATGGCGTTCAAGACATTGCTGCCGAATTAACGGGTAGATCTCGTAAAAGCGACACTTTGCGGCGAGGAGAGTTTTGGGCACTGAAAGACGTTAGCTTTAACCTTCGACCTGGTGAAGCATTAGGTTTGGTTGGTTCAAACGGTGCGGGCAAAAGTACGTTGCTACGAATGCTTAGCGGCTTGATTAAACCCGATACTGGGCGGATTGCAGTTAACGGCAGGCTGGCACCTTTGATTGCGCTGGGCGCGGGGTTTAATCCAATCCTGACTGGGCGAGAAAACATCTATGCAAATATGTCGATTTTGGGACTGTCAACCCGCGAAATTCGACGACGCTTCGATGATGTCATCAATTTTGCCGAGATTGAAGACGCGATCGACTCGCCTGTACAAACCTACAGTTCAGGGATGGCAGCCCGCTTGGGATTTGCTTGCGCCATTTATGTTGAACCAGATATTTTGCTGATTGATGAAGTGCTGGCAGTTGGAGATGCTAATTTCAAAGCAAAGTGCTATCGGCGTTTGCACAAGCTCCGTCAAAACGGAGTTGCGTTTATTTTGGTCAATCACAATACTCAAGCAATTCTCAACACCTGTGATTCTGCACTTTATTTAGCTAAAGGACGGCTTATTCATGCGGGTGCAGTGGATGAAATTGTGACGCAGTATGAAAAGGATTTATTTCTTAGTGGAGTTGAACATTATTCAAATCGTCTGGTTTTACCTTTAAAGCCAGAATCGGAAAGCTCAGGTTTAGATATTCAATCTCTTTACTTCAAAAACCCTCAAGATGAAATTTCAAGTCTTCTTGTCGTAGGCGAACCCATCAGTTTTTGTGTCAGTTGTCTGGCTCGAAAACCTCTAACCAATGTATCGCTTCACTTTAAAGTTTCCAAGGTAGGAGGTGATGACAGTGTAGGTACAGTACTATTTTTGAGCGGTGACAATGACAATACTTTCTTCAACCTTTCGAGGGGTTCACATGAGATACAGATGCAAATGCCGTACTTAGGATTGGAACCTGGATCGTATACAGCATTAGTTAAAATCAAACAAGATTCTGTTTATACTTTTGATGTGGTCGAGTCATTTCGCTTTACGGTTTTGTCAAATGGGAAAATGCAGTCCTGCAAGTTTTATCAGCCTCGATCGTGGAGTAGTGTCGCCCTTTAA